In Nonomuraea sp. NBC_00507, the following are encoded in one genomic region:
- a CDS encoding winged helix-turn-helix transcriptional regulator — translation MKMTRSRAQDPNVCGVTAAIAVIDGKWKTILLWLLESGPRRPGELRRRLPGLTEKVLTQTLREMEADGLVHREVHDVRPLKTVYSLTSFGHELSEALAPLSDWGHRRLEKLAASQPVS, via the coding sequence GTCTGCGGAGTGACCGCCGCGATCGCCGTGATCGACGGCAAGTGGAAGACGATATTGCTCTGGCTCCTGGAATCCGGTCCGCGCCGCCCCGGTGAGCTACGCCGGCGGCTGCCGGGCCTCACCGAGAAGGTGCTGACTCAGACGCTGCGGGAGATGGAGGCCGACGGACTGGTCCACCGGGAGGTGCACGATGTACGGCCGCTGAAGACCGTCTACTCCCTGACCTCATTCGGCCATGAGCTCTCCGAAGCGCTGGCACCGCTTTCCGACTGGGGCCATCGCCGCCTAGAGAAGCTGGCCGCATCGCAGCCAGTCTCTTGA